In one Bacillus thuringiensis genomic region, the following are encoded:
- a CDS encoding peptidylprolyl isomerase PrsA, translating to MKKKKIFIGTIISCMMLALSACGSSDNVVTSKVGNVTEKELSKELRQQYGESTLYQMMLSKALLDKYKVSDEEAKKKVEEAKDKMGENFKSTLEQLGLKNEDELKEKMKPEIAFEKAIKATVTDKDVKDNYKPEMKVSHILVKDEKTAKEIKEKVNNGEDFAALAKQYSEDTGSKEQGGEISSFAPGQTVKEFEEAAYKLDAGQVSEPVKTTYGYHIIKVTDKKELKPFDEVKDKIRKDIEQQRLQDTTGKWKQQVVNDLLKDADIKVNNKEFKDTFKFLEKK from the coding sequence TTGAAAAAGAAGAAAATATTTATTGGAACAATTATTTCATGCATGATGCTAGCATTATCTGCATGTGGTTCCTCAGACAACGTAGTAACATCAAAAGTAGGAAATGTTACAGAGAAAGAATTAAGTAAAGAATTACGACAACAATATGGAGAAAGTACTTTATATCAAATGATGTTAAGTAAGGCATTGTTAGATAAATATAAAGTTTCAGATGAGGAAGCAAAAAAGAAAGTAGAAGAAGCAAAAGATAAAATGGGCGAGAACTTTAAATCGACTTTAGAACAACTTGGGTTGAAAAATGAAGATGAATTAAAAGAAAAAATGAAGCCAGAAATTGCATTTGAGAAAGCGATTAAAGCAACAGTTACAGATAAAGATGTGAAAGATAACTATAAACCAGAAATGAAAGTAAGTCACATTTTAGTGAAAGATGAAAAAACGGCTAAAGAAATAAAGGAGAAAGTAAATAATGGTGAAGATTTTGCTGCCTTAGCAAAACAGTATTCAGAAGATACTGGTTCAAAGGAACAGGGCGGGGAAATATCTAGTTTTGCTCCTGGGCAAACAGTGAAAGAATTTGAGGAAGCTGCGTATAAATTAGATGCAGGCCAAGTAAGTGAGCCGGTTAAAACAACTTACGGTTACCATATTATTAAAGTGACGGATAAAAAAGAATTGAAGCCATTTGATGAAGTAAAGGATAAAATTCGTAAAGATATAGAACAACAAAGACTACAAGATACGACAGGTAAATGGAAACAACAAGTAGTCAATGATTTATTGAAAGATGCTGATATTAAAGTGAATAATAAAGAATTTAAAGATACATTTAAATTTCTAGAAAAGAAATAA